The proteins below come from a single Chitinivibrionia bacterium genomic window:
- a CDS encoding PIN domain-containing protein, giving the protein MRVFIDANIIIDVLLNRQDLYEDASNVLRICEEKKTALAPHTISNIFFITRKDYTPKERKSMLLGILEYIDIVPTGKYQIVQALKNENIDDFEDALQLECAKEFNADFIVSRDVNGFSNTDIEVITPKEFVRKFG; this is encoded by the coding sequence ATGCGCGTATTCATTGATGCAAATATAATTATTGACGTTTTGCTTAACAGGCAAGACCTTTACGAAGACGCTTCTAATGTTTTGAGAATTTGCGAAGAAAAGAAAACTGCGCTTGCTCCGCATACCATTTCAAATATATTTTTTATTACGAGAAAAGATTATACGCCCAAAGAAAGAAAATCAATGTTGCTTGGAATTCTTGAATATATAGATATTGTCCCTACGGGGAAATATCAAATTGTTCAAGCGCTGAAAAACGAAAACATAGACGATTTTGAAGACGCTTTGCAGCTTGAATGCGCAAAAGAATTTAATGCTGATTTTATCGTTAGCAGAGATGTTAACGGATTTTCAAATACCGATATTGAAGTAATTACTCCGAAAGAATTTGTAAGAAAATTCGGTTAA
- a CDS encoding DUF4160 domain-containing protein, whose product MPNIFEYLGIVLYFYSSEHEPIHCHGRYGEFESKAEFYISNGEITEVKIKEVKGMKPLKGAKLKDFKEFLKNHSPQIVAKWVDFFVYHKDVPFERIEKHL is encoded by the coding sequence ATGCCTAACATATTTGAATATTTGGGAATCGTGCTGTATTTTTATTCAAGCGAACACGAGCCAATTCACTGCCACGGCAGATACGGAGAATTTGAAAGTAAAGCAGAGTTTTATATAAGCAACGGCGAAATAACCGAAGTAAAAATAAAAGAAGTAAAGGGTATGAAACCGCTCAAAGGCGCAAAATTAAAAGACTTTAAGGAGTTTCTTAAAAATCATTCGCCGCAAATAGTTGCAAAATGGGTGGATTTCTTTGTTTATCATAAGGATGTTCCTTTTGAAAGGATAGAAAAGCATCTATGA
- a CDS encoding aldolase catalytic domain-containing protein, which yields MFRPEIKVYDCTIRDGGLMNSSKFSHETVRNVYKACCEAGVDVVELGYKNSKTMFSPEEYGAWRFCEDSDLMKIIDGIDNPKGTRIAVMQDAHKAFAEDVAPKSESPVDIIRVATYVKDIDKAIHLANEAHKKGYETTINIMSVSTAIERELDEALAQVAKETNVSACYIVDSFGALYSEDIDYFVDKFSGILGDINKVGIHCHNQQQLGYANTIAAIIKGVNHLDGALYGFGRAAGNAPTELLIGFLKNPKYNIRPLLDVIGKEIVGLQEQMKWGYSIPYMVGGLLNRHPDAAMKMMKIPDTDPNRCDFARFYDEMAKEDF from the coding sequence ATGTTTCGCCCCGAAATTAAAGTTTACGATTGCACTATTCGCGACGGCGGTTTGATGAATTCGTCGAAATTCTCGCACGAGACCGTAAGAAACGTTTATAAAGCGTGCTGTGAAGCGGGAGTTGATGTCGTGGAACTCGGATATAAAAACAGTAAAACGATGTTTTCGCCCGAAGAATACGGTGCGTGGCGCTTTTGCGAAGACTCGGATTTGATGAAAATTATTGACGGGATAGATAATCCGAAAGGCACGAGAATTGCCGTTATGCAGGACGCGCACAAGGCGTTTGCGGAAGACGTGGCGCCAAAAAGCGAAAGCCCTGTCGATATAATTCGCGTGGCAACTTACGTAAAAGATATAGACAAAGCGATACATTTGGCGAACGAGGCACACAAAAAAGGCTACGAAACAACCATAAATATAATGTCGGTTTCGACGGCGATTGAGCGGGAGCTCGACGAGGCGTTGGCGCAAGTTGCAAAAGAAACAAACGTTTCGGCGTGTTATATAGTGGACAGTTTCGGCGCGCTTTACTCGGAAGACATTGATTATTTTGTCGATAAATTCAGCGGAATTTTGGGCGATATAAATAAGGTTGGAATTCATTGCCACAATCAACAGCAACTCGGATATGCAAACACGATTGCGGCGATAATAAAGGGAGTAAATCACCTTGACGGAGCGCTTTACGGCTTCGGAAGAGCGGCGGGAAACGCGCCGACGGAACTTTTGATTGGCTTTTTGAAGAACCCTAAATACAATATTCGCCCGCTTTTGGACGTTATAGGCAAAGAAATTGTAGGGCTTCAGGAGCAAATGAAATGGGGATATTCTATTCCATATATGGTCGGCGGACTTCTTAACAGGCACCCCGACGCGGCAATGAAGATGATGAAAATTCCCGATACCGACCCGAATAGGTGTGATTTTGCTCGCTTTTACGACGAAATGGCTAAGGAAGATTTTTGA
- a CDS encoding acetate kinase produces MSSSVSLKSPVQRKILVINCGSSSLKFTLYDTDKEGFAANGQVDRIGTGKPMGLIYDNVILEIKDDIQAGNHADAFAAMLKELTNCNHGVISDPSEIDAVGHRVVHGGDAFFETTLITDDVLAKLEEISGLAPLHNPVNIIGIHEAMKVFPNAKQAAVFDTAFHSTMPKHAFLYGLPIEYYTEKKIRRYGFHGTSHYFVSLKAAEFVGKNPEELKIICCHLGNGGSVCAIDGGKSVDTSMGLTPAEGIIMGTRAGSIDPAILLHLMDAYNMSSKDLNAVLNKKSGLLGLSGGISNDIRDINAAAAEGNEKAITTLRTFGYSIKKYIGAYLAALGGADILIFTGGIGLWNDAVRAEAVSGLAGLGIELDETKNKSANGTKTVAEASSDKSKTKILVIRTDEELVIASETLAKL; encoded by the coding sequence ATGTCTAGCTCAGTTTCACTTAAATCGCCTGTCCAACGCAAAATTTTGGTTATAAATTGCGGGTCGTCGTCGCTCAAATTCACGCTTTACGACACCGACAAGGAAGGTTTCGCCGCAAACGGTCAGGTTGACAGAATAGGTACGGGAAAGCCGATGGGGCTTATATACGACAATGTAATATTGGAAATAAAAGACGACATTCAAGCGGGCAATCACGCAGATGCATTCGCCGCAATGCTGAAAGAATTGACAAACTGCAATCACGGCGTAATAAGCGACCCGAGCGAAATTGACGCGGTCGGACACAGAGTTGTTCACGGCGGAGACGCATTTTTTGAAACCACGCTCATAACAGACGATGTTTTGGCGAAGCTCGAAGAAATTTCGGGACTTGCGCCGCTTCATAATCCTGTAAATATTATCGGCATACACGAGGCTATGAAAGTGTTTCCGAACGCAAAACAAGCGGCGGTTTTCGACACGGCTTTCCACAGCACAATGCCGAAACACGCGTTTCTTTACGGGCTTCCTATCGAATACTACACCGAAAAGAAAATCCGCAGATACGGTTTCCACGGGACGTCGCACTATTTTGTTTCGCTTAAAGCGGCGGAATTTGTCGGCAAAAATCCCGAGGAGCTCAAAATTATCTGTTGCCACCTCGGAAACGGCGGCTCGGTTTGCGCAATCGACGGCGGAAAATCGGTCGATACTTCAATGGGGCTTACTCCCGCGGAAGGCATAATTATGGGAACAAGAGCGGGAAGCATAGACCCTGCGATTTTGCTTCATTTAATGGACGCCTACAATATGTCGAGCAAAGACCTTAACGCAGTCCTTAACAAAAAATCGGGACTTTTAGGACTTTCGGGTGGAATTTCAAACGATATTCGCGACATTAACGCCGCCGCCGCGGAAGGAAACGAAAAAGCTATAACCACGCTGAGAACATTCGGCTACAGCATTAAAAAGTATATCGGCGCATATTTGGCGGCTTTAGGCGGCGCGGACATACTAATTTTCACAGGCGGAATAGGTCTCTGGAACGACGCAGTTCGCGCAGAAGCAGTAAGCGGACTTGCAGGTTTGGGAATAGAATTAGACGAAACAAAAAACAAAAGCGCCAACGGCACCAAAACAGTAGCCGAAGCGTCAAGCGATAAATCCAAAACAAAGATTTTGGTTATCAGAACAGACGAAGAATTGGTAATAGCAAGCGAAACTTTGGCGAAGTTGTAA
- the secF gene encoding protein translocase subunit SecF, whose protein sequence is MEKTTTNFKVPNINFIGNRKIAFAISGILIAITIIALIARGGLNFSVDFVGGTELQIYFQDDVRSDIGKIRQEVSTLGLGTPEVRLVRSIGETQGTEMQITLKAQGEGINVREQVANVLAQNFEGKPFEVLRVETVGPRIGRELQADALKAILLSIAVIVLYLAIRFKYQYGIASVVALAHDAFLTVGLFAITGWEFSIPVLAAILTVVAYSINSTIVIFDRVRENLADKAFEKMSFDDLVNKSINETFKRNIVTTGSTLLVVLSIFFVFFNSGNVLENFAAALTFGFTIGTFSSLYIACAILVMWNKKWIINK, encoded by the coding sequence ATGGAAAAAACTACTACAAATTTCAAAGTTCCCAACATAAATTTCATCGGGAACAGAAAAATTGCCTTTGCTATTTCCGGCATACTTATTGCGATTACAATAATTGCCCTGATTGCACGCGGCGGACTTAATTTTTCGGTGGATTTTGTCGGCGGAACAGAATTGCAAATCTACTTTCAAGACGACGTTCGCTCCGATATAGGCAAAATTCGTCAGGAAGTATCGACCTTAGGTCTGGGAACTCCCGAAGTACGCCTCGTTCGCTCAATCGGCGAAACACAAGGAACAGAAATGCAAATAACGCTCAAAGCGCAAGGCGAGGGCATTAACGTGCGCGAGCAAGTAGCAAACGTTTTGGCGCAAAACTTTGAAGGAAAGCCCTTTGAAGTCCTGAGAGTAGAAACCGTCGGACCTCGTATCGGACGCGAATTGCAGGCGGACGCGCTTAAAGCCATACTTCTTTCGATTGCCGTAATAGTTTTGTATTTGGCAATTCGCTTTAAGTATCAATACGGAATTGCCTCTGTTGTGGCGCTTGCTCACGACGCATTTCTTACGGTAGGTCTTTTCGCGATAACGGGTTGGGAATTCTCTATTCCCGTTCTTGCGGCAATTCTTACGGTTGTTGCTTACTCGATAAACTCAACCATCGTTATTTTCGACCGCGTTCGCGAAAATCTCGCCGACAAAGCGTTCGAGAAAATGAGTTTTGACGACCTTGTAAACAAAAGTATAAACGAGACATTCAAGAGAAACATAGTAACGACCGGGTCAACGCTTTTGGTTGTTTTGTCGATATTCTTCGTGTTCTTCAACTCGGGCAACGTTCTGGAAAATTTCGCCGCGGCGCTTACCTTCGGCTTCACAATCGGAACATTCTCGTCATTGTATATCGCTTGCGCAATTCTTGTGATGTGGAATAAAAAGTGGATTATCAACAAGTAA
- the secD gene encoding protein translocase subunit SecD: protein MRKSSIWAIMLTVFFIGASIYTLYPSIRLYGHSAEEQRRIINEDPQLRNRIINLGLDLQGGMRLVLEVQRTRENQHDDDLLDRAFTIVENRINGLGLSEPNIQKQGRDRLIVELPGLTDETIAREVLGSTAQLRFHVLRSDAEFMNAVGIIDRALRNEMAARGATGAGGEGEEVIENAQEPTEAVGEEQRLAERLFAGATAREDEEVEEQEAQVSRFSDYLFGHGGDVRVRERDISAVMEILARQDVIDALRRGGFGTSRFLRSNRASADRGTGQRFFSLYFVRAEAAMGGENIESAREEMSSDPMRPSAPVVSLVFNNRGAREFERITSRNVGERMAIVLDDFVYSAPTINERISLGRAQISGQFTIEEARALAVVLQAGALPAPIEIVEERVIGPSLGFDSIMRASWALLIGFILVSIFMLYRYKLSGFVAIIAVVLNVLFVLGIMAGLSATLTLPGIAGIILIVGMAIDANVLIFERIREELQVGKAPRTAIEAGYARAFRAIFDANITTIFVALILYNIGSGPIRGFALTMLIGISVSLYTALTFTKTVFRVATASGKVEKLSI from the coding sequence ATGCGAAAAAGCAGTATCTGGGCTATAATGCTCACAGTTTTTTTTATTGGCGCTTCGATTTATACGCTTTATCCGTCCATTAGACTTTACGGTCATTCGGCGGAAGAGCAACGAAGAATTATTAACGAGGACCCGCAACTACGCAACAGAATTATAAATCTGGGGCTTGATTTGCAGGGGGGAATGCGACTTGTTCTGGAAGTTCAGCGAACACGCGAAAACCAACACGACGACGATTTGCTCGACAGAGCGTTTACGATTGTCGAAAACCGTATCAACGGTTTGGGGTTGAGCGAGCCGAATATTCAAAAGCAGGGGCGCGACCGTCTTATAGTTGAATTGCCCGGCTTGACCGACGAAACCATTGCCCGCGAGGTGCTTGGATCGACCGCTCAGCTGAGATTTCACGTTTTGCGCTCCGACGCGGAGTTTATGAACGCGGTCGGCATAATTGACAGGGCGTTGCGCAACGAAATGGCGGCAAGAGGAGCTACAGGCGCAGGCGGCGAAGGCGAAGAGGTAATCGAAAATGCCCAAGAGCCTACGGAAGCAGTCGGCGAAGAACAGCGCCTTGCAGAAAGATTATTCGCAGGAGCCACCGCTCGCGAAGATGAAGAAGTCGAAGAGCAAGAAGCGCAGGTCAGCAGATTTTCCGATTATTTGTTCGGACACGGCGGCGATGTAAGAGTTCGCGAGCGCGACATAAGCGCGGTTATGGAAATTTTGGCGCGCCAAGACGTAATTGACGCACTCAGGCGCGGCGGCTTCGGGACTTCAAGATTTTTACGCAGCAACAGAGCTTCGGCGGACAGAGGAACAGGACAGCGCTTTTTTAGCCTGTATTTTGTAAGAGCGGAAGCGGCTATGGGCGGCGAAAATATAGAAAGCGCGCGCGAGGAGATGTCAAGCGACCCTATGAGACCTTCCGCCCCCGTGGTGAGTTTGGTTTTCAATAATCGCGGCGCAAGAGAGTTTGAGCGTATAACTTCGCGCAACGTAGGCGAAAGAATGGCAATCGTTCTCGACGATTTTGTTTACTCCGCGCCGACAATCAACGAAAGAATTTCTTTGGGTCGCGCGCAAATCAGCGGGCAATTCACCATCGAGGAAGCGCGCGCGCTCGCGGTTGTGTTGCAGGCAGGTGCGCTTCCCGCTCCAATCGAAATTGTTGAGGAGCGCGTAATCGGTCCTTCTCTGGGTTTCGATTCTATTATGCGGGCTTCGTGGGCGCTTCTTATCGGCTTTATTTTGGTGTCGATATTTATGCTTTACCGCTACAAACTTTCGGGATTTGTCGCAATTATCGCGGTAGTTCTCAACGTTCTTTTTGTTCTCGGAATTATGGCGGGATTATCGGCGACCTTAACGCTTCCCGGTATTGCAGGTATAATACTTATAGTAGGTATGGCGATTGACGCAAACGTTCTGATTTTCGAAAGAATTCGCGAAGAGTTGCAAGTCGGAAAAGCGCCGCGCACTGCCATAGAAGCAGGATACGCAAGAGCGTTCAGAGCGATTTTCGACGCGAATATCACAACGATTTTTGTCGCGCTTATTCTGTATAATATCGGCTCGGGTCCAATTCGCGGATTTGCGCTGACTATGTTGATTGGTATTTCGGTGTCGCTTTACACCGCACTCACATTCACCAAAACCGTTTTCCGTGTTGCAACAGCAAGCGGTAAGGTTGAAAAATTGAGCATATAA
- a CDS encoding virulence RhuM family protein — translation MTKNKNEIIIYQSEDGQTKVEVLLNNDNVWLPLDKIAQIFGRDKSTVSRHIKNIFEDGELDKKATVANFATVQTEGTRQVMRDIEFYNLDMIISIGYRVNSQNGILFRKWATEILKEYIRKGFAMNDELLKEAGGGNYFKELISRIRDIRSSEKVFYRQILDIYATSVDYDPKSETSIEFFKLVQNKMHYAAHGKTAAELIVERASSELPFMGLTAFKGKKPTKNEAIIAKNYLNEKEIKALNLITSMYLDYAERQAQKEEVMYMKDWVVKLDTFLKNNDENILQNAGSVSREFAVEHANNEYDIYREKTKNELTQVEQDFLETIRATYKLLENKN, via the coding sequence ATGACAAAAAACAAAAATGAAATTATTATTTATCAAAGCGAAGACGGGCAAACAAAGGTTGAAGTTTTACTTAACAACGATAATGTTTGGTTGCCGCTCGATAAAATCGCACAAATTTTCGGACGTGATAAATCGACTGTATCAAGACACATAAAAAACATATTTGAAGACGGCGAACTTGACAAAAAAGCAACTGTTGCAAATTTTGCAACAGTTCAAACCGAAGGCACAAGGCAAGTTATGCGGGACATAGAGTTCTATAACTTGGATATGATTATTTCTATCGGCTATCGTGTAAATTCACAAAACGGCATTCTTTTTAGAAAATGGGCGACCGAAATATTAAAAGAATATATCCGCAAAGGTTTTGCAATGAACGACGAACTGCTGAAAGAAGCGGGCGGCGGGAATTATTTTAAGGAATTGATTAGCCGAATTAGGGATATTCGTTCAAGCGAGAAGGTTTTTTATCGTCAAATTTTGGATATATACGCCACAAGCGTTGATTATGACCCAAAATCCGAAACTTCAATCGAGTTTTTTAAGTTGGTGCAAAATAAAATGCACTATGCGGCACACGGAAAAACTGCCGCCGAATTAATAGTCGAACGCGCAAGTTCCGAATTACCGTTTATGGGATTAACCGCCTTTAAGGGCAAAAAACCAACAAAAAATGAGGCAATTATCGCAAAAAACTATCTAAACGAAAAAGAAATTAAGGCGTTAAATTTAATAACTTCGATGTATCTTGATTACGCGGAACGTCAAGCGCAGAAAGAAGAAGTGATGTATATGAAAGACTGGGTTGTCAAACTTGACACATTCTTAAAAAACAACGACGAAAATATTTTGCAGAACGCAGGAAGCGTCAGCCGCGAATTTGCAGTTGAACACGCAAACAACGAGTATGATATTTACAGAGAAAAAACAAAAAACGAATTAACTCAAGTCGAGCAAGATTTTCTTGAAACCATTCGAGCAACTTATAAATTGTTAGAAAACAAAAATTAA
- a CDS encoding DUF2442 domain-containing protein, whose amino-acid sequence MKITVEYNSDNSFFLPQIRQADFAGAYSVLLTFSDGVKRKVNFGGFLKKSLHPTIRSYLDENNFKKFKIERGNIVWGKNWDLVFPVEQLYEGKIKV is encoded by the coding sequence ATGAAAATAACCGTAGAATACAACAGTGATAACTCTTTTTTTCTCCCACAAATAAGGCAAGCCGATTTTGCGGGTGCTTATTCGGTTTTGCTTACATTTAGCGACGGTGTAAAAAGAAAAGTGAATTTCGGCGGATTTTTGAAAAAATCTCTGCATCCGACAATTCGTTCTTATTTAGACGAAAATAATTTCAAAAAATTCAAAATTGAACGCGGAAATATTGTTTGGGGTAAGAACTGGGATTTGGTTTTTCCTGTAGAGCAATTATACGAAGGTAAAATAAAAGTATAA
- a CDS encoding formylglycine-generating enzyme family protein codes for MNFKKFLVLATVFAASMFWTGCSDDDDNRGGGGGDGPNTLPSNPVNGQAATITVSGTSIEVIFVEPGTFMAGACITTTPITVGFSNTISTGFWIGKYPITQAQYQAVMTGHPTLSATPSFFRGGAAVGSTNLPDNPVERVSWNDINAADGFLERVGGRLPTDSEWEFAARGGNLRGGNNGGTDFTWAGSNTANDVAWHNGNRPTAMTQPVGGLAPNELGIYDMSGNVWEFTSTLWNDLGGTRGGSFLIEASWGRVANRGLRGSAVRANCGGFRIAFSHNSN; via the coding sequence ATGAATTTCAAAAAATTCTTGGTTTTGGCAACGGTGTTTGCCGCAAGTATGTTCTGGACTGGGTGTTCAGATGACGATGATAACAGAGGCGGCGGCGGTGGCGATGGACCTAACACGCTTCCGTCAAACCCAGTGAACGGTCAAGCGGCAACAATAACTGTAAGTGGAACTTCAATAGAGGTCATCTTTGTAGAGCCCGGAACTTTCATGGCTGGCGCCTGTATCACAACAACTCCTATTACAGTCGGTTTCAGCAATACAATAAGCACCGGATTTTGGATAGGTAAGTATCCCATAACGCAAGCGCAGTATCAAGCTGTAATGACAGGGCACCCTACATTAAGCGCTACTCCGTCGTTTTTTAGAGGTGGGGCGGCAGTCGGCTCTACTAACTTACCAGATAATCCTGTGGAAAGGGTAAGTTGGAATGATATAAATGCAGCCGACGGTTTCTTAGAGCGCGTAGGCGGTCGTTTACCGACAGATAGTGAATGGGAATTTGCCGCGCGTGGTGGAAATTTGCGCGGCGGCAATAATGGCGGTACGGATTTTACCTGGGCGGGAAGTAATACAGCGAATGATGTTGCTTGGCATAACGGCAATAGACCGACAGCAATGACACAACCTGTTGGCGGGCTTGCTCCGAATGAATTAGGTATTTACGATATGAGCGGCAATGTTTGGGAGTTTACGAGTACTCTATGGAACGATCTTGGTGGAACACGCGGCGGCAGTTTTTTAATCGAAGCATCTTGGGGGCGTGTGGCTAATCGTGGCTTACGAGGCTCTGCTGTTCGGGCAAACTGCGGCGGCTTTCGCATCGCTTTCTCCCACAATTCAAACTAA
- a CDS encoding Rpn family recombination-promoting nuclease/putative transposase: MSAKANREYKDSVFTSLFGEKDKLLELYNAIQNTNYGEDTEIQITTLENVLYMEQMNDISFVIDNKFVVLIEHQSTINPNMPLRMLLYMGRVYEKIIEAETLYKQNRITIPRPEFIVLYNGKTDYPDEETLKLSDMFEQKEGALSELELIVKVYNINEGKNPQFAERSETLKGYEMFIAMARNYEKNMSRDEAIKKAIMDCLEKNILNTYFNDKGSEVINMLLTEWKTEDALRVRGDEERARGMQLGITQGITQGITQGITQGITQGMRQVAVNMLNDGVDANTVARYTGLFIDDVLRLQY; this comes from the coding sequence ATGAGCGCAAAAGCAAACAGGGAATATAAAGACAGTGTTTTTACAAGTTTGTTCGGCGAAAAAGATAAACTTTTGGAGTTGTATAATGCGATACAAAATACCAACTACGGAGAAGACACGGAGATACAAATAACAACGTTGGAAAACGTGCTGTATATGGAACAGATGAACGATATTTCGTTTGTAATAGACAACAAATTCGTTGTTTTAATAGAGCACCAATCGACAATAAACCCGAATATGCCGCTTAGAATGTTGCTTTATATGGGACGGGTTTATGAGAAGATAATAGAAGCGGAAACTTTGTATAAACAAAACAGAATTACTATTCCGCGCCCCGAATTTATTGTTTTATACAACGGAAAAACGGATTACCCTGACGAAGAAACGCTTAAATTGTCGGATATGTTTGAGCAAAAAGAAGGAGCATTGTCGGAACTTGAACTAATTGTCAAAGTTTACAATATAAACGAAGGCAAAAACCCTCAGTTTGCGGAAAGAAGCGAAACATTGAAAGGATACGAAATGTTCATAGCAATGGCTCGCAATTATGAAAAAAATATGAGTAGAGACGAGGCAATAAAAAAGGCGATAATGGACTGCTTGGAGAAAAACATATTAAACACTTATTTCAACGATAAAGGATCGGAGGTTATAAATATGTTGTTAACAGAATGGAAAACAGAAGATGCTTTGAGAGTGCGCGGCGATGAAGAAAGAGCGCGTGGAATGCAACTTGGAATAACTCAAGGAATAACTCAAGGAATAACTCAAGGAATAACTCAAGGAATAACTCAAGGAATGCGACAAGTTGCCGTAAATATGCTGAACGACGGCGTGGATGCCAACACCGTAGCGCGATATACAGGTCTTTTCATCGACGACGTTCTGCGTTTGCAATACTGA